The following proteins come from a genomic window of Geminicoccaceae bacterium SCSIO 64248:
- a CDS encoding carbon-nitrogen hydrolase family protein has translation MNGSATDGLRIALFQGPATAGDVPAFLSVLDRRAAEAAGRGAVLLMLPEMALTGYNIGAPAVRRAAVAQDHATIEAIRAIARRHRIALLLGYPERATVERVHNAAILIGRDGAILANYRKQHLFGSVDRDAFAAGDADSIIRLGPFTAGILICYDIEFPEAVRALALKGVDLLLVPTALMRPYEIVPRLMVPTRAYENGIFVAYCNRAGVEDDFAYTGESCVVAPDGSILARAGSGEEMILADLDPAAIAEARALAPYLDERRPEIYGPLSGVIER, from the coding sequence AGGGACCGGCGACGGCCGGCGATGTCCCTGCGTTCCTCTCCGTCCTCGACCGTCGGGCGGCGGAGGCGGCCGGAAGAGGCGCGGTGCTCCTGATGCTGCCGGAGATGGCGCTTACCGGCTACAATATCGGCGCGCCGGCGGTGCGCCGGGCGGCGGTCGCGCAGGACCACGCGACGATCGAGGCGATCCGGGCGATCGCGCGGCGGCACCGCATCGCGCTGCTCCTGGGCTATCCCGAACGGGCGACGGTCGAGCGCGTCCACAACGCCGCAATCCTAATCGGCCGCGACGGCGCGATCCTCGCGAATTATCGCAAGCAGCATCTGTTCGGCTCGGTTGATCGCGACGCCTTCGCGGCCGGCGACGCGGACAGCATCATACGGCTCGGCCCGTTCACGGCCGGCATCCTGATCTGCTACGATATCGAGTTCCCCGAGGCGGTGCGCGCCCTCGCGCTGAAGGGTGTCGACCTCCTCCTGGTGCCGACGGCCCTGATGCGCCCCTACGAGATCGTGCCGCGCTTGATGGTTCCGACCCGCGCCTACGAGAACGGCATCTTCGTCGCCTACTGCAACCGTGCGGGCGTCGAGGACGACTTCGCCTATACCGGCGAGAGCTGCGTCGTCGCGCCGGACGGATCGATCCTCGCGCGCGCGGGCTCGGGCGAGGAGATGATCCTGGCGGACCTCGACCCGGCCGCGATCGCCGAGGCGCGCGCGCTGGCGCCGTATCTCGACGAGCGTCGGCCGGAGATCTACGGACCGCTGTCGGGGGTGATCGAGCGATGA